A section of the Triticum dicoccoides isolate Atlit2015 ecotype Zavitan chromosome 7A, WEW_v2.0, whole genome shotgun sequence genome encodes:
- the LOC119328712 gene encoding BTB/POZ and MATH domain-containing protein 2-like — MSFAGVSVSANGKLMGSATSPTTASDSTIGYHLLVVEGYSRINRSIAINSRYFTVAGRHWSILYYPNGRKNHDMDGPGSLRLYLAEEGGKPVKAQFEFSFIDGTDQPATACNHAHAQEIFEFQDWNHIPHEKLIKREALEKHLKGDSFTIRCDVIVVAGDVIPTTTSPFITVPPSDMQQNFTDLLVAGEGTDLVFQVGNEALAAHRCILAARSTVFRAALFGPMKKGTSPTVVQVDDMNGTVFKAMLGFIYGDTLPFPAADENEGVLLQHLLVAADRYDLRRLRLMCEKKLCEHIRVGTATTILALADLHHCDGLKKACYEFLRYPANLRAVVETEGFEHLCSSYPTLMKDMLLRVLPSK, encoded by the coding sequence ATGTCCTTCGCCGGTGTATCTGTCAGCGCCAATGGCAAACTCATGGGCTCTGCCACCTCTCCTACCACCGCCAGCGACAGCACTATAGGATACCACTTGCTCGTCGTGGAAGGCTACTCCCGCATCAACAGATCCATCGCCATCAATTCTCGCTATTTCACAGTGGCGGGCCGCCACTGGAGTATCTTGTACTACCCCAATGGCCGCAAAAACCATGACATGGATGGCCCGGGATCACTTCGTCTTTACCTCGCCGAGGAAGGTGGAAAGCCTGTGAAGGCGCAGTTCGAGTTCAGTTTCATTGATGGGACTGACCAGCCGGCGACGGCATGCAACCATGCGCATGCTCAGGAAATATTTGAGTTCCAAGACTGGAACCACATCCCGCACGAAAAGCTCATCAAAAGAGAGGCCTTGGAGAAACACCTCAAGGGCGATAGTTTCACAATTCGGTGTGATGTCATTGTTGTGGCGGGGGATGTGATCCCCACCACCACTTCTCCCTTCATCACGGTGCCGCCCTCCGACATGCAACAGAATTTCACCGACCTTCTCGTGGCTGGAGAGGGTACAGATTTGGTCTTCCAGGTCGGTAACGAGGCTTTGGCCGCCCACCGGTGCATCCTTGCGGCCCGCTCTACCGTCTTCAGGGCGGCCCTCTTCGGCCCCATGAAGAAAGGCACATCTCCGACGGTGGTTCAGGTGGATGACATGAATGGGACGGTGTTTAAGGCGATGCTAGGTTTCATCTATGGTGACACGCTACCTTTCCCTGCGGCAGACGAAAACGAAGGCGTCCTGCTGCAGCACCTACTCGTGGCGGCGGACAGGTACGACCTCCGGAGGCTGAGATTGATGTGCGAGAAGAAGCTGTGCGAGCACATCCGTGTGGGCACAGCGACGACCATTCTGGCCCTTGCGGACCTGCACCACTGTGACGGGCTGAAGAAGGCGTGCTATGAGTTTCTCCGATATCCGGCGAACCTGAGGGCGGTTGTGGAGACGGAAGGTTTTGAACATCTCTGCAGCAGTTACCCCACTCTTATGAAGGACATGCTCCTCCGCGTGCTGCCTTCTAAGTAG